A genomic window from Agrobacterium tumefaciens includes:
- the lptM gene encoding LPS translocon maturation chaperone LptM produces MLSKTARKLIVPIGMTLAVSLVLSACGRKGDIDPPSTPVEMRNKRNADGTETKPATAERPFILDKLL; encoded by the coding sequence ATGCTTTCAAAAACCGCGCGCAAACTCATCGTTCCCATCGGCATGACACTCGCTGTCAGCCTTGTTCTCAGCGCCTGCGGGCGTAAGGGCGACATCGATCCGCCGAGCACGCCGGTCGAAATGCGCAACAAGCGCAATGCCGACGGAACGGAGACGAAGCCGGCAACGGCGGAACGCCCGTTCATCCTCGACAAGCTTCTCTGA
- a CDS encoding electron transfer flavoprotein subunit beta/FixA family protein, whose product MKILVPVKRVVDYNVKIRVKSDGSGVELANVKMSMNPFDEISVEEALRLKEAGKAEEVVVVSIGPAKAEETLRTALAMGADRAILIETDETVEPLAVAKLLKGVAEAEQPGLVIVGKQAIDDDSNQTGQMLAALLGWGQGTFASKVEPSDGKVAVTREVDGGLQTVELKLPAVVTTDLRLNEPRYASLPNIMKAKKKPLDKKAPADFGVDVSPRLKVLKTEEPAGRKAGIKVGSVAELVEKLKADGVL is encoded by the coding sequence ATGAAAATCCTTGTCCCCGTTAAACGAGTCGTCGATTACAACGTGAAAATCCGCGTGAAATCGGATGGTTCGGGTGTCGAGCTTGCCAATGTGAAGATGTCGATGAACCCGTTCGACGAGATCTCGGTGGAAGAGGCGCTTCGTCTGAAGGAAGCCGGCAAGGCCGAAGAGGTTGTGGTCGTGTCGATCGGCCCGGCCAAGGCGGAAGAAACGCTGCGCACCGCGCTTGCCATGGGTGCAGACCGCGCCATCCTGATCGAGACCGACGAAACGGTCGAGCCGCTTGCCGTCGCCAAGCTTCTGAAGGGCGTGGCAGAGGCTGAACAGCCCGGTCTCGTTATCGTCGGCAAGCAGGCGATCGACGACGATTCGAACCAGACCGGCCAGATGCTGGCAGCCCTTCTCGGCTGGGGCCAGGGCACCTTCGCCTCGAAGGTCGAGCCGTCCGACGGCAAGGTCGCGGTAACGCGTGAAGTCGATGGCGGCCTGCAGACGGTGGAGCTGAAGCTTCCCGCCGTTGTCACCACCGATCTGCGTCTGAACGAGCCGCGTTATGCTTCGCTGCCGAACATCATGAAGGCCAAGAAGAAGCCGCTCGACAAAAAGGCGCCGGCCGATTTCGGCGTCGACGTTTCGCCGCGCCTCAAGGTGCTGAAGACCGAGGAGCCGGCAGGCCGCAAGGCCGGCATCAAGGTCGGCTCGGTGGCCGAGCTGGTCGAAAAGCTCAAAGCCGACGGCGTCCTCTAA
- a CDS encoding SDR family oxidoreductase, giving the protein MSEKPVIIITGCSSGIGAYCAGALHRDGWRVFATVRRIVDMAALENQGIETLIMDYTKPETIAALVDTVSARTGGRIDALFNNGAYGQPGAVEDLPVEALRAQFETNVFGWHDLTRRVIPFMRSRGAGRIVHCSSILGLVPYRYRGAYTASKFAIEGLGVTLRMELQGSGIHVSLIEPGPITSKFTATALAHVRDKIDLENSAHAVEYKRQLARMDGSGPVNRHKLGPEAVFAVLKHALTAAKPKPHYPVTVPAKQGLLLKRLLPAGLFYRLLRRFD; this is encoded by the coding sequence ATGTCTGAAAAACCCGTCATCATCATCACCGGATGTTCCTCGGGCATCGGCGCTTATTGCGCCGGCGCGCTTCACCGGGACGGCTGGCGGGTCTTCGCCACGGTGCGGCGCATCGTCGATATGGCCGCCCTCGAAAACCAGGGCATCGAAACCCTGATCATGGACTACACAAAGCCGGAAACCATCGCTGCTCTGGTAGACACCGTTTCAGCCCGGACCGGCGGCCGCATCGACGCGCTGTTCAATAACGGCGCCTATGGCCAGCCGGGTGCGGTGGAAGATCTGCCGGTGGAGGCGCTGCGAGCGCAGTTCGAAACCAATGTCTTCGGCTGGCACGATCTGACACGGCGGGTCATTCCCTTCATGCGCAGCCGAGGCGCCGGCCGCATCGTGCATTGCTCCTCCATTCTCGGCCTCGTCCCCTATCGGTATCGCGGCGCTTATACCGCTTCGAAATTCGCGATCGAGGGGCTGGGCGTGACGCTGCGCATGGAGCTTCAGGGCAGCGGCATCCATGTGAGCTTGATTGAGCCTGGTCCGATCACCTCGAAATTCACCGCGACGGCGCTTGCCCATGTCAGGGACAAGATCGATCTGGAAAATTCGGCCCATGCGGTGGAATATAAACGCCAGCTGGCGCGCATGGATGGTTCAGGCCCCGTCAACCGCCACAAGCTTGGCCCCGAGGCCGTTTTTGCCGTGCTGAAACACGCCCTGACCGCCGCGAAGCCGAAACCGCATTATCCCGTCACCGTTCCAGCCAAACAGGGGCTGTTGCTGAAACGGCTCTTGCCTGCCGGACTGTTCTATCGTCTGCTGCGCAGATTCGATTGA
- a CDS encoding rhomboid family intramembrane serine protease, with translation MFIPLHDANSLKHIRLQYVTIGLIVVNVLVWLFTGVLASDTQANAAALGLGFIPAVVFDYAYLEPALQVVPDDLTVVTYAFLHLDFWHLAGNMLFLWVFGDNVEDALGHFRFLIFYLACAIAGALLHGFVAPTSEGPLIGASGAVSGVVAAYFLLHPRVRVWVLVFMRIPLPLPAFIPLALWIGQQFLMLALGLEQNVSWGAHVGGILAGAVMVLFMRRRGVPLFDRTIVPPRAAQFKNPSQTAGLSQIERGYDGGG, from the coding sequence ATGTTCATACCGCTGCACGACGCGAATTCCCTGAAACACATCCGGCTGCAATATGTCACGATTGGCCTGATCGTCGTCAATGTGCTGGTCTGGCTGTTTACCGGCGTGCTTGCCAGCGACACACAGGCCAATGCCGCAGCCCTCGGCCTCGGCTTCATTCCAGCAGTCGTGTTCGATTATGCCTATCTGGAGCCGGCCCTTCAGGTCGTGCCAGATGACCTGACCGTTGTCACCTATGCGTTCCTGCACCTCGATTTCTGGCATCTGGCCGGCAACATGCTGTTCCTCTGGGTATTCGGTGACAATGTCGAGGACGCGCTCGGCCATTTCCGATTCCTGATCTTTTATCTCGCCTGCGCCATCGCCGGTGCGCTGCTGCACGGCTTCGTCGCCCCCACCTCGGAAGGGCCGCTGATCGGCGCGTCGGGCGCGGTTTCCGGCGTCGTCGCCGCTTATTTCCTGCTGCATCCAAGGGTGCGGGTCTGGGTGCTGGTCTTCATGCGTATTCCGCTTCCCCTGCCCGCCTTCATTCCGCTGGCGCTGTGGATTGGCCAGCAGTTCCTGATGCTGGCGCTCGGGCTGGAACAAAACGTCTCCTGGGGCGCGCATGTGGGCGGCATATTGGCAGGTGCCGTCATGGTGCTTTTCATGCGCAGGCGGGGCGTTCCGCTATTCGACCGCACCATTGTTCCGCCGAGGGCGGCGCAGTTCAAGAATCCGTCGCAAACGGCAGGGTTGTCGCAAATCGAACGGGGCTATGACGGGGGCGGATAA
- a CDS encoding YihY/virulence factor BrkB family protein produces the protein MVAAVRLAGKVAFDAYSHFAEDDGWAMASHMALSILLALFPFLIFGTALAGFLGADQFSETAVHLIFDTWPEAIAGPLAAQVQQVLTIPRGGLLTISVLAAAYFASNGVEALRISLNRAYRVTETRWWYITRLLSLLYVLIAVVVFTGISIVLVAVPVATSFAEERFPWLTDVLNTISNLGLYGTIVVLTAGLVAAHLWLPAGKRRIWDVWPGILLTMIFWVIGAAIFAYYLSTFANYAATYAGLASVMVVLVFLYMVGVIFMLGAEMNAALMKYKVRQIIRRNIGGNGARRERALEEADKPADI, from the coding sequence ATGGTTGCCGCAGTGCGCCTGGCAGGCAAGGTTGCCTTTGATGCCTATTCCCATTTCGCCGAGGATGACGGCTGGGCGATGGCAAGCCATATGGCGCTGTCCATTCTTCTGGCGCTGTTTCCATTCCTGATCTTCGGCACGGCTCTGGCCGGTTTTCTGGGTGCCGACCAGTTTTCCGAAACGGCGGTGCATCTGATTTTCGACACCTGGCCGGAAGCGATTGCCGGGCCGCTTGCGGCGCAGGTGCAGCAGGTGCTCACCATTCCGCGCGGCGGGCTGCTGACGATTTCGGTGCTGGCCGCCGCCTATTTTGCGTCCAACGGCGTCGAGGCGTTGAGAATTTCGCTCAACCGCGCCTATCGCGTCACCGAGACGCGCTGGTGGTACATTACCCGCCTGCTCAGCCTGCTTTACGTGCTCATCGCGGTGGTGGTCTTTACCGGCATCAGCATCGTGCTCGTGGCCGTGCCGGTCGCCACCTCCTTTGCCGAAGAGCGGTTTCCGTGGCTGACGGATGTACTGAACACCATTTCCAACCTCGGCCTTTACGGCACCATCGTCGTGCTGACCGCGGGGCTGGTTGCGGCGCATCTGTGGCTTCCGGCCGGCAAGCGGCGCATCTGGGACGTCTGGCCCGGCATTCTGCTGACGATGATCTTCTGGGTCATCGGCGCGGCGATCTTTGCCTATTACCTCTCCACTTTCGCCAATTATGCCGCGACCTATGCCGGTCTCGCCTCTGTCATGGTGGTTCTGGTGTTTCTTTATATGGTCGGCGTCATCTTCATGCTCGGTGCGGAGATGAATGCGGCCCTGATGAAATACAAGGTGCGGCAGATCATCCGCCGCAATATTGGCGGCAACGGCGCTCGCCGTGAGCGGGCGCTAGAGGAGGCCGACAAGCCGGCGGATATCTGA
- the argH gene encoding argininosuccinate lyase — protein sequence MADGTDQKSSNQMWGGRFASGPSAIMEEINASIGFDKKLYAQDIRGSMAHATMLASKGIISPEDKDKIIEGLNTILSEIEAGTFEFSRKLEDIHMNIEARLATLIGTAAGRLHTARSRNDQVALDFRLWVKEELQKTEALLTALIAAFLDRAEENADTVMPGFTHLQTAQPVTFGHHCMAYVEMFGRDRARVRHAIEHMDESPIGAAALAGTGYPIDRHMTAKALGFREPTRNSIDTVSDRDFALEFLSIASICATHLSRLAEEIVIWSTPQFGFIRLSDAFSTGSSIMPQKKNPDAAELVRAKTGRINGSLIALLTVMKGLPLAYSKDMQEDKEQVFDAAESLELAIVAMTGMIRDLEVRKDRMRAAAGSGYSTATDLADWLVREAGLPFRDAHHVTGNAVALAEKKGCDLADLSLEELQAIHPGITKGVFDVLSVEASVASRTSFGGTAPSEVKKQIAWWRGRN from the coding sequence ATGGCTGACGGCACAGATCAGAAATCCTCCAACCAGATGTGGGGCGGACGTTTCGCTTCCGGGCCATCAGCCATCATGGAAGAGATAAATGCCTCCATCGGCTTCGACAAGAAGCTTTATGCCCAGGACATCCGCGGCTCTATGGCGCACGCCACCATGCTGGCATCTAAAGGCATTATTTCGCCGGAAGATAAAGACAAGATCATCGAGGGCCTGAACACGATCCTGTCAGAAATCGAAGCCGGCACCTTTGAATTCTCGCGCAAGCTCGAAGATATTCACATGAACATCGAGGCGCGTCTTGCGACCCTCATCGGCACGGCAGCCGGCCGCCTGCACACGGCCCGTTCGCGCAACGACCAGGTGGCGCTCGATTTCCGCCTCTGGGTCAAGGAAGAATTGCAGAAGACTGAAGCGCTGCTGACCGCGCTTATCGCCGCCTTCCTCGACCGCGCCGAAGAAAATGCCGATACGGTGATGCCGGGCTTCACCCATCTGCAGACGGCCCAGCCCGTCACTTTCGGTCACCATTGCATGGCCTATGTGGAAATGTTCGGCCGTGACCGCGCCCGCGTGCGCCACGCCATCGAGCATATGGATGAAAGCCCGATTGGTGCGGCCGCACTCGCCGGCACCGGCTATCCCATCGACCGTCATATGACGGCAAAGGCGCTCGGTTTCCGCGAACCTACCCGCAATTCCATAGACACAGTCTCCGACCGCGATTTCGCGCTGGAATTCCTGTCGATCGCCTCGATCTGCGCCACGCATCTGTCGCGTCTCGCCGAGGAGATCGTCATCTGGTCGACACCGCAATTCGGCTTCATCCGCCTGTCGGACGCCTTCTCGACCGGCTCCTCGATCATGCCGCAGAAGAAGAACCCTGACGCCGCCGAACTGGTGCGCGCCAAGACCGGCCGCATCAACGGCTCGCTGATCGCACTTCTGACAGTCATGAAGGGCCTGCCGCTCGCCTATTCCAAGGACATGCAGGAAGACAAGGAACAGGTTTTCGATGCCGCCGAGAGCCTGGAACTGGCAATTGTCGCCATGACCGGCATGATCCGCGACCTCGAAGTGCGCAAGGACCGCATGCGCGCCGCCGCCGGCTCGGGTTATTCCACCGCCACCGATCTTGCCGACTGGCTGGTGCGCGAGGCAGGCCTTCCTTTCCGCGATGCACACCATGTGACCGGCAATGCCGTGGCGCTGGCCGAAAAGAAAGGCTGCGATCTGGCCGACCTTTCGCTCGAAGAGCTTCAGGCCATCCACCCCGGTATTACCAAGGGTGTTTTCGACGTTCTGTCCGTCGAGGCTTCGGTCGCCAGCCGCACGAGCTTCGGCGGCACGGCCCCTTCGGAAGTGAAGAAGCAGATCGCCTGGTGGCGCGGACGCAACTGA
- the lysA gene encoding diaminopimelate decarboxylase yields MNHFGYIDGVLHAENVPVPEIAKAVGTPFYVYSTATLERHYKVFSGAFADVDAMVCYAMKANSNQAVLKTLAKFGAGIDVVSGGELRRALGAGVPASRIMFSGVGKTVAEMDYALEAGIYCFNIESEPELEVLNLRAVKVGKRAHVSFRINPDVDARTHAKISTGKKENKFGISYERARAVYAHAATLPGIEVTGIDMHIGSQITELQPFEDAFRLLRELVEVLREDGHVISHVDIGGGLGIPYREDNNPPPLPDAYAHIVKNELKSLNCKIVTEPGRLIVGNAGILVTEVIYVKDGGDKTFVIVDGAMNDLIRPTLYEAYHGIRPVVQPAEDTPRIKADIVGPVCETGDYLALDREMAAPQPGDLIAVSSAGAYGAVQAGTYNSRLLVPEVLVKGDKFHVIRPRGTYEELIALDSVPAWLD; encoded by the coding sequence GTGAACCATTTTGGCTATATCGACGGCGTGCTGCACGCCGAAAACGTGCCCGTGCCCGAGATCGCCAAGGCGGTCGGCACACCCTTCTATGTCTATTCGACTGCAACGCTGGAGCGCCACTACAAGGTGTTCTCAGGTGCGTTTGCCGATGTGGACGCCATGGTCTGTTACGCCATGAAGGCCAATTCCAACCAGGCGGTGCTGAAGACGCTCGCAAAGTTCGGCGCTGGCATCGACGTCGTATCCGGCGGCGAATTGCGCCGCGCGCTTGGCGCTGGCGTGCCGGCAAGCCGCATCATGTTCTCCGGCGTCGGCAAGACGGTGGCGGAAATGGATTACGCGCTTGAAGCGGGTATCTACTGTTTCAACATCGAATCCGAGCCGGAACTGGAAGTCCTCAACCTGCGCGCGGTCAAGGTGGGCAAGCGGGCGCATGTCTCCTTCCGCATCAATCCGGATGTGGATGCGCGCACCCACGCGAAGATTTCCACCGGCAAGAAGGAAAACAAGTTCGGCATTTCCTATGAACGGGCGCGGGCGGTCTATGCCCATGCCGCCACTTTGCCCGGCATCGAAGTCACCGGCATCGACATGCATATCGGCAGCCAGATCACCGAATTGCAGCCCTTCGAGGATGCCTTCCGCTTGCTGCGCGAACTCGTGGAAGTGCTGCGCGAGGATGGTCATGTGATCAGCCACGTCGATATTGGCGGTGGCCTTGGCATTCCCTATCGCGAGGATAACAATCCGCCGCCACTGCCGGATGCCTATGCGCATATCGTCAAAAACGAGCTGAAAAGCCTCAACTGCAAGATCGTCACCGAACCCGGACGCCTGATCGTCGGCAATGCCGGCATTCTGGTGACGGAAGTCATCTATGTAAAGGACGGCGGTGACAAGACCTTCGTAATCGTCGATGGCGCGATGAACGACCTCATCCGCCCCACGCTTTACGAGGCCTATCACGGCATCCGCCCGGTGGTGCAGCCGGCCGAAGACACGCCGCGCATCAAGGCCGATATCGTCGGCCCGGTCTGCGAGACCGGCGATTATCTGGCGCTGGACCGGGAGATGGCCGCACCGCAGCCGGGCGACCTGATCGCCGTCAGTTCCGCTGGCGCCTATGGCGCGGTGCAGGCCGGCACCTATAACTCGCGCCTGCTGGTGCCGGAGGTGCTGGTGAAGGGTGACAAGTTCCACGTCATCCGTCCGCGTGGCACCTATGAAGAGCTGATCGCCCTCGATTCCGTACCGGCTTGGCTCGACTGA
- a CDS encoding twin transmembrane helix small protein, whose translation MSGFTSVLALIVMGLVVIVLIRGLFNMLKGQDANRSNKLMQLRLLLQAIAIVLIMLTLWLTGGGR comes from the coding sequence ATGTCCGGCTTCACCAGTGTTCTGGCCCTTATCGTCATGGGCCTTGTCGTCATCGTGCTTATACGTGGCCTTTTCAACATGCTGAAGGGACAGGACGCCAACCGGTCCAACAAGCTGATGCAGCTTCGTCTGCTGTTGCAGGCCATCGCCATCGTGCTGATCATGCTGACGCTCTGGCTCACCGGCGGCGGCCGCTGA
- the tlpA gene encoding thiol:disulfide interchange protein TlpA — MTEKRPFRLPSARLVAIAAVAGVLCGAGAVWFRHIGSESPVQGAAVADAGLCEGAANRIASLKPFLKGQVAAMSAADRPRVVPLSFKGPDAQDMTLTDLKGKAVLLNLWATWCVPCREEMPALNALEKEKGGNDFEVVTVNIDIGADEKPKAFMDEYKIDALKLYRDSSMGVFNTLKKEGLAFGLPATMLLDENGCLLAAMNGPAAWDSEDAKALVSAVKAR; from the coding sequence ATGACAGAAAAAAGGCCGTTCAGGCTTCCTTCCGCCAGATTGGTTGCAATTGCTGCCGTTGCCGGTGTCTTGTGCGGCGCGGGCGCGGTCTGGTTCAGGCATATTGGGTCTGAGAGCCCTGTTCAAGGGGCAGCGGTCGCTGACGCCGGTTTATGTGAGGGTGCCGCAAACCGCATTGCCTCGCTGAAACCGTTTCTGAAGGGGCAGGTGGCTGCCATGTCGGCCGCGGATAGACCACGTGTCGTCCCGTTGTCTTTCAAGGGGCCGGACGCGCAGGATATGACGCTTACCGATCTCAAGGGCAAGGCGGTTCTGCTCAACCTCTGGGCCACATGGTGTGTGCCATGCCGGGAGGAAATGCCGGCATTGAATGCGCTTGAGAAAGAAAAGGGCGGCAATGATTTCGAGGTGGTCACCGTCAATATCGACATCGGCGCGGACGAGAAGCCGAAAGCCTTCATGGACGAATACAAGATTGATGCGCTGAAGCTTTATCGCGACAGTTCCATGGGTGTCTTCAACACGCTAAAAAAGGAAGGCCTCGCCTTCGGCCTGCCGGCAACCATGCTGCTTGACGAAAACGGCTGCCTGCTCGCGGCGATGAATGGCCCGGCGGCGTGGGACAGTGAGGATGCCAAGGCGCTGGTATCGGCGGTGAAGGCTAGATAA
- a CDS encoding 3-hydroxybutyryl-CoA dehydrogenase has product MTAPFKNIGVIGAGQMGCGIAHVSALAGYKVHIYDLSKDGIEAGLATINGNLARQVTNGKLSDDARKQALALISGSTDINDLAPMDIVIEAATENEEIKRKIYAQVCPALKPEALLATNTSSLSITRLASATDRPEQFMGIHFMNPVPVMKLVELVRGIATNEKTFDAAKDYVRTLEKAITVAEDFPAFIVNRILLPMINEAIYTLYEGVGSVEAIDTAMKLGANHPMGPLQLADFIGLDTCLSIMQVLHDGLADSKYRPCPLLVKYVEAGWLGRKSGRGFYDYRGETPVPTR; this is encoded by the coding sequence ATGACCGCCCCCTTTAAGAATATCGGTGTCATCGGAGCCGGTCAGATGGGGTGCGGCATCGCGCATGTTTCCGCCTTGGCGGGTTACAAGGTTCATATCTACGATCTCTCCAAGGATGGCATCGAAGCCGGCCTTGCCACGATCAACGGCAACCTCGCCCGCCAGGTCACCAACGGCAAGCTTTCCGACGACGCCCGCAAGCAGGCGCTGGCCCTTATCAGCGGATCGACCGATATTAACGACCTCGCACCGATGGATATCGTCATCGAGGCCGCGACCGAGAACGAGGAGATCAAGCGCAAGATTTATGCGCAGGTCTGCCCTGCCCTGAAGCCGGAGGCGCTGCTCGCCACGAATACCTCATCGCTTTCGATCACCCGTCTCGCATCTGCAACCGACCGTCCCGAACAGTTCATGGGCATTCACTTCATGAACCCGGTGCCCGTGATGAAGCTCGTTGAACTGGTGCGCGGCATTGCCACCAACGAAAAGACCTTCGACGCGGCCAAGGACTATGTGCGGACGCTGGAAAAGGCGATCACAGTTGCCGAGGATTTCCCGGCCTTCATCGTCAACCGCATCCTGCTGCCGATGATCAACGAGGCGATCTATACGCTTTATGAAGGCGTCGGTTCGGTGGAAGCCATCGACACCGCCATGAAGCTCGGCGCCAACCACCCGATGGGACCATTGCAGCTTGCCGACTTCATCGGTCTCGACACCTGTTTGTCGATCATGCAGGTGCTGCATGACGGCCTGGCCGACAGCAAATACCGCCCCTGCCCGCTGCTGGTGAAATATGTCGAGGCCGGCTGGCTCGGCCGCAAATCCGGCCGTGGTTTTTACGACTATCGCGGCGAGACGCCGGTTCCGACACGCTGA
- a CDS encoding cob(I)yrinic acid a,c-diamide adenosyltransferase gives MVKLNKIYTRTGDKGTTALVSGPRRLKHDLRVEAYGTVDETNSAIGIARQHTNGLEKLDAMLFRIQNDLFDLGADLATPDSGEPLSYEPLRIVESQVTRLENEIDELNATLEPLTSFVLPGGNAAAANLHLARTICRRAERLMVALSVTENEIVSPAAIKYANRLSDFLFVAARFANDTGKADILWVPGKNR, from the coding sequence ATGGTGAAACTGAACAAGATCTACACCCGCACTGGTGACAAGGGCACGACGGCGCTGGTTTCCGGCCCGCGCCGCCTGAAGCACGATCTGCGCGTCGAGGCCTATGGCACGGTGGACGAGACCAATTCGGCCATAGGCATCGCGCGACAGCACACGAACGGGCTGGAAAAGCTTGATGCCATGCTGTTCCGCATCCAGAACGACCTCTTCGATCTCGGCGCCGATCTCGCCACGCCTGACAGCGGCGAGCCGCTGTCCTACGAGCCGCTGCGCATCGTCGAAAGCCAGGTTACCCGGCTCGAAAATGAAATCGACGAACTCAACGCGACGCTCGAACCGCTGACATCCTTCGTGCTACCGGGCGGTAACGCGGCTGCGGCCAATCTACATCTGGCGCGCACGATCTGCCGCCGGGCGGAAAGGCTGATGGTGGCGCTTTCAGTCACCGAGAACGAGATCGTCAGCCCGGCGGCCATCAAATATGCCAACCGCCTGTCCGACTTCCTGTTCGTCGCCGCGCGTTTCGCCAACGACACGGGCAAGGCCGATATATTATGGGTTCCCGGCAAGAATCGCTAA
- a CDS encoding electron transfer flavoprotein subunit alpha/FixB family protein: protein MAILLLAEHDNATLSDLTAKTLTAATQIGGDVHVLVAGSGAKGAADAATKLSGVSKVLLADDASYANALAEPLAALIISLAPSYDVIVAPATASAKNVLPRVAALLDVAQVSEIIEVVSPDTFKRPIYAGNAIQTVQATDAKKVITVRPTAFAAAAEGGSAAVETIGAAENPGLSSFVSDALASSDRPELTSAKIIISGGRALGSSEKFKEVILPVADKLGAAVGASRAAVDAGYAPNDWQVGQTGKVVAPQLYIAAGISGAIQHLAGMKDSKVIVAINKDEEAPIFQIADYGLVADLFEALPELEKAL, encoded by the coding sequence ATGGCCATTCTTCTTCTGGCAGAACACGACAACGCAACCCTTTCCGACCTGACGGCAAAGACGCTGACGGCGGCAACGCAGATCGGCGGCGACGTCCACGTGCTGGTCGCCGGCTCCGGCGCGAAGGGCGCTGCGGATGCAGCGACGAAACTATCCGGCGTTTCCAAGGTGCTCCTTGCCGACGACGCCTCCTATGCCAATGCGCTGGCCGAGCCGCTGGCGGCGCTGATCATCTCGCTTGCACCTTCCTATGACGTCATCGTCGCACCTGCCACCGCATCTGCCAAGAACGTGCTGCCGCGCGTGGCGGCGCTTCTCGATGTGGCGCAGGTTTCGGAAATCATCGAAGTGGTTTCGCCTGATACCTTCAAGCGGCCGATCTATGCCGGCAACGCCATCCAGACGGTGCAGGCGACTGACGCCAAAAAGGTCATCACCGTGCGCCCGACCGCTTTTGCGGCGGCGGCTGAAGGCGGTTCTGCAGCGGTTGAAACCATCGGCGCTGCCGAAAACCCGGGCCTCTCCAGCTTCGTTTCCGATGCTCTGGCTTCGTCCGACCGTCCGGAACTGACATCCGCGAAGATCATCATCTCGGGTGGCCGCGCGCTTGGCTCCTCGGAGAAATTCAAGGAAGTCATTCTTCCCGTTGCCGACAAGCTGGGGGCCGCCGTCGGTGCAAGCCGCGCCGCAGTCGATGCCGGTTATGCACCGAACGACTGGCAGGTGGGCCAGACCGGCAAGGTGGTTGCACCGCAGCTTTACATCGCCGCCGGCATTTCGGGCGCCATCCAGCATCTGGCCGGCATGAAGGACTCGAAAGTCATCGTCGCCATTAACAAGGACGAAGAGGCGCCGATCTTCCAGATTGCCGATTACGGCCTCGTCGCCGATCTGTTCGAGGCGCTGCCCGAACTCGAAAAGGCGCTTTGA